A genomic region of Elephas maximus indicus isolate mEleMax1 chromosome 10, mEleMax1 primary haplotype, whole genome shotgun sequence contains the following coding sequences:
- the PTGER2 gene encoding prostaglandin E2 receptor EP2 subtype isoform X1 — protein sequence MRQPRQHSGRGGRVGVAPTLGAGTSQERRAHLSSWDPIMGNVSNDSQDEDCETRQWLPSGESPAISSVMFSAGVLGNLIALALLARRWRGDAVHGASRGSSISLFHVLVTELVFTDLLGTCLISPVVLASYAQNQTLVALAPESRACTYFAFAMTFFSLATMLMLFAMALERYLSIGHPYFYQRRVTRRGGLAVLPTIYAISLLFCSLPLLDYGQYVQYCPGTWCFIRHGQTAYLQLYATLLLLLIVAVLACNFSVILNLVRMHRRSRRSRCGPSLGSGRVGPGARRRGERVSMAEETDHLILLAIMTITFAVCSLPFTIFAYMNETSSRKEKWDLLALRFLSINSIIDPWVFVILRPPVLRLMRSVLCCRVSLKTQDTAQASC from the exons ATGAGGCAGCCGCGCCAACACTCGGGGCGCGGCGGGAGAGTCGGGGTCGCGCCTACCCTCGGCGCCG GTACAAGCCAGGAGAGGAGAGCGCATCTCTCCTCTTGGGACCCCATCATGGGCAATGTGTCCAATGATTCCCAGGACGAGGACTGCGAGACTCGGCAGTGGCTTCCCTCGGGCGAAAGCCCAGCTATCAGCTCCGTGATGTTCTCGGCTGGGGTGTTGGGGAACCTCATTGCGCTGGCGCTGCTGGCTCGCCGCTGGCGGGGAGATGCAGTTCATGGCGCCAGCCGCGGGAGTTCCATCTCCTTGTTCCACGTGCTAGTGACAGAGCTGGTCTTCACCGACCTGCTCGGGACCTGCCTCATCAGCCCGGTAGTGCTGGCGTCGTACGCGCAGAACCAGACTTTAGTGGCCCTGGCGCCCGAGAGCCGCGCCTGCACCTACTTCGCCTTCGCCATGACCTTCTTCAGCCTGGCCACGATGCTCATGCTCTTCGCCATGGCCCTGGAGCGCTACCTATCCATCGGGCACCCCTACTTCTACCAGCGCCGCGTCACGCGCCGCGGCGGCCTGGCGGTGCTGCCCACCATCTACGCCATCTCGCTGCTCTTTTGCTCCCTGCCGCTTCTTGACTACGGACAGTACGTCCAGTACTGTCCTGGGACGTGGTGCTTCATCCGGCACGGCCAGACCGCGTACCTGCAGCTCTACGCcaccctgctcctcctcctcatcGTCGCCGTGCTCGCCTGCAACTTCAGTGTCATCCTAAATCTTGTCCGCATGCACCGCCGGAGCAGGAGAAGCCGCTGCGGACCCTCCTTGGGCAGCGGCCGGGTTGGCCCCGGGGCCcgcaggagaggagaaagagtgtCCATGGCGGAGGAGACGGACCACCTCATCCTCCTGGCCATTATGACCATCACTTTCGCCGTCTGCTCCTTGCCTTTCACA ATTTTTGCATACATGAATGAAACCTCTTCCCGAAAGGAAAAATGGGACCTCCTAGCTCTTAGATTTTTATCAATTAATTCAATAATTGACCCTTGGGTCTTTGTCATCCTTAGGCCTCCTGTTCTGAGACTAATGCGTTCAGTCCTCTGTTGTCGGGTTTCATTAAAAACACAAGATACTGCACAAGCTTCCTGTTGA
- the PTGER2 gene encoding prostaglandin E2 receptor EP2 subtype isoform X2, producing MGNVSNDSQDEDCETRQWLPSGESPAISSVMFSAGVLGNLIALALLARRWRGDAVHGASRGSSISLFHVLVTELVFTDLLGTCLISPVVLASYAQNQTLVALAPESRACTYFAFAMTFFSLATMLMLFAMALERYLSIGHPYFYQRRVTRRGGLAVLPTIYAISLLFCSLPLLDYGQYVQYCPGTWCFIRHGQTAYLQLYATLLLLLIVAVLACNFSVILNLVRMHRRSRRSRCGPSLGSGRVGPGARRRGERVSMAEETDHLILLAIMTITFAVCSLPFTIFAYMNETSSRKEKWDLLALRFLSINSIIDPWVFVILRPPVLRLMRSVLCCRVSLKTQDTAQASC from the exons ATGGGCAATGTGTCCAATGATTCCCAGGACGAGGACTGCGAGACTCGGCAGTGGCTTCCCTCGGGCGAAAGCCCAGCTATCAGCTCCGTGATGTTCTCGGCTGGGGTGTTGGGGAACCTCATTGCGCTGGCGCTGCTGGCTCGCCGCTGGCGGGGAGATGCAGTTCATGGCGCCAGCCGCGGGAGTTCCATCTCCTTGTTCCACGTGCTAGTGACAGAGCTGGTCTTCACCGACCTGCTCGGGACCTGCCTCATCAGCCCGGTAGTGCTGGCGTCGTACGCGCAGAACCAGACTTTAGTGGCCCTGGCGCCCGAGAGCCGCGCCTGCACCTACTTCGCCTTCGCCATGACCTTCTTCAGCCTGGCCACGATGCTCATGCTCTTCGCCATGGCCCTGGAGCGCTACCTATCCATCGGGCACCCCTACTTCTACCAGCGCCGCGTCACGCGCCGCGGCGGCCTGGCGGTGCTGCCCACCATCTACGCCATCTCGCTGCTCTTTTGCTCCCTGCCGCTTCTTGACTACGGACAGTACGTCCAGTACTGTCCTGGGACGTGGTGCTTCATCCGGCACGGCCAGACCGCGTACCTGCAGCTCTACGCcaccctgctcctcctcctcatcGTCGCCGTGCTCGCCTGCAACTTCAGTGTCATCCTAAATCTTGTCCGCATGCACCGCCGGAGCAGGAGAAGCCGCTGCGGACCCTCCTTGGGCAGCGGCCGGGTTGGCCCCGGGGCCcgcaggagaggagaaagagtgtCCATGGCGGAGGAGACGGACCACCTCATCCTCCTGGCCATTATGACCATCACTTTCGCCGTCTGCTCCTTGCCTTTCACA ATTTTTGCATACATGAATGAAACCTCTTCCCGAAAGGAAAAATGGGACCTCCTAGCTCTTAGATTTTTATCAATTAATTCAATAATTGACCCTTGGGTCTTTGTCATCCTTAGGCCTCCTGTTCTGAGACTAATGCGTTCAGTCCTCTGTTGTCGGGTTTCATTAAAAACACAAGATACTGCACAAGCTTCCTGTTGA